The genomic region aaatcattttcaaattttcataaaaactcAACAAACGATTTTCACAACATCGTTGTCTCGTTTAACCAACTTCACACACATgtaggaaaaacaaaaacaaaaaactttcaTTGTTGCCACCGTATCACACAATACGCCCCAAATCACAAAACACGAtaaaactgtaataattatgattaaaaaatcctacattccAATCCAATTAACAAAAACACTCAGAACCGAACAGGACAGCATATCCCAATTACGTGATTTATTCTTTGAACCAAAAGTTTAAGTGAGTTGGGTCCTAGGGGCTCATCAGAACCAGTGCTACTCACAATTTACCCACCAACAGCGTCCTCACATGGAAAGTAGCGGGGAATCGAACCCATTAGATATGAGTCTGGTCCTTACTAACTGGACCAAAATTATCGGCGGCGGTTGCGTTGCGGTTGATATGGCGGACAAATGCGGCCGATGTGGTCAAAATTGCGGTGGCGGATGGTTAAAATACCTTGATGTTGTGGCCCAAATCACGGTGGCGGACCGATTTTTAAAAACTTGGTGACAACAAGAGAAGTGGGTATGTGTGTGTGGAGAAGCGTTAGTTACCTATTAGCGTGGAGCAACGCAGCGGGACCGAGATAGGACTCGGGGTTCCACCAGTAGCTGGGGCAAGAGGTGCTACAGCAGGCGCAGAGAATGCACTCGTACATCCCGTCGAGCTTCTCCCTCTCCTTCTTGCTCTGCAGAATCTCTTTTCCCGGCACCGGTGGGTTCTTCCTCTTCAGCCAGGGCTCGATACTCTTATACTGATTGTAGAAGTTCGTCATGTCCACGACCAGGTCCTTGATCACGAACATGTGCGGCAGAGGAGTGATCGTCGTGGCGGCGGAGTTTTTTTCCGAGGGGATCTTGGTGAGGCACGCCAGGCCGTTGCAGCCGTCGATGTTCATTGCGCAGGAGCCGCAGATCCCCTCGCGGCACGAGCGGCGGAACGTGAGGCTCGGGTCGATCTCGTTCTTGATCTTGATGAGCGCGTCGAGGACCATGGGCCCACACTCCTTTAGGTTGATCTGGTAGTCCTTGAGCTCGGGCTTTGAGGGGTTTTCGGGGTTCCAGCGGTAGATTTGGAAGGTTTTGAGGGTCGGGGTTTCACGGGCCTTGGGCTCCACCTGCTGGGCCTGCGCCTCCGACGCGTGGGCCCGGAGAAGGGCCAGCTTGAACGCCGGCGAGGAGGGGACACGCTGCGCCGCCCTCTTCAGTAACCCCGTCGCCATGGAAGAGAGTGAGTAACGGATTGCGATTGTGTTATTACCGAAATGGGTATTAGGGTCCCTCGGGAGTGTTGTGCGTTCTgcgttttatcttttttatatgaGGGGAGGGTGGGTTGGTGAATTTGGAGGGGGAGTGGGGGTAGATTGGGAAGTTCATGTTGATTACGGAAAGTACTTGTGATGGGTGACGTGGCAGGAGGGGAAGCGTTCGTGTATTGGTGTTACGTGGGAAGTTTTGTgctgcattttatttttctaacaaaTGAAGCCATGAAGGTGCGTGTTCACCATAAGCCTGTTCGGTCTTCTTGTTGTGTATGAAATCTTAAAATcaaagtttaattatattttttattttcggtTCATTAATTGtgggaaatttttatttttaataaattaatttaatttaactattttatcttctatttttaaaataaattaaaattttatctttcgTTATATTTgttcattaataaaaataaaagttaagaataaaatttgctataaaataaaataaaaataggtgcaaaatttgtaaaaaaattgaaaataaaaaatgtaattatgctAGAGGTGAAGGTAAAATTTgcaatcatttaataaaaaaacaggaGATAAAGTAGAATTAAGCGTAAAAGTGAGACTATGCTCAGAGAAACGTTTGTCTAAATAAAACCACGGGtatgtctattttttaaaatttacaattgtTTTAAAAGTAAAGTTTAGAATAAAAGTtaatgaataaagaaaaaattatctgacgatttttcatttttaggttAAAATTGGTTTAAGAGAGTGAGGAAAAACAAAGAGCAAAGAGCaaagagaacaaaaattaaGTATACAAAAAGATTCTCATAAATTAAGTATACCACAAGTACACGTGCTCTTTTGATAGATTATTGTTCTCTCCACAATAACTGCGCATTTAACTTTGTAATTATcacaatttaaacaaaatttaacaagggaaaaaagttgaaatggaattgatttaaggaaaaataattaaggatcagattacaataaaaaaaaattaaattggatgaattcaaatttaaaaggctTCTCGGATTAGGAATATATTACACATCAAGACTTCTTATTTCAATATTCTTGTCAATTATATTTGAAGACAAATTGATATAAGGTGATTTTTGTCCTCTGTATAactatgtttaatttaattagactATTTATGTTTCTTGCTAATTTATATTTACCCTCTTATGATTAAATCTATAGTCATGACTTAGAACATAAGTTCCTCTCTTATATATTCAACACTTAAGGTTCACTTCTCTAAAAAAAACCACTTAAGGAGTTAAGGTTCACTTGGGACTTCCCTATTATAGAAAATGACAGTAAGCgttaagagaagaataaaatgaaatttagagAACACCAAAACAATTAGATTAACATCAATAAGGGTCAATAGTTATGCCTCAATCCTAAAATAAAGGAAGCTATTCACGTATAGCTcatagaaactaaaaacaagGACAAGAAAAACATCCACTTCACTCCCTAAGCCGACAATACGCACTGTTTCAAAACTCTATTTTGAAAGTTAGGGTACAATTAGGGTCTAATGTAACATCCTAATTTTAGGACCTTGGATAAGAGTCCCAATTAAGTACTTTATGTCCTTCCTAAAGGATAGATACTTAATGTTGACAAACTTGTATTCTCACACGTGTATATAAATTCATTCGTTCgcatacatatttaatttaagaggcatacttatatttatatttgttaagagttataaaataagttatttagaagtatttgttttatttctaaGTTGCATACTTATTTCTAAAGTATCATATTCATTCTATGAATGCGTTATAACAAATGTTTATAGTTGAAAGctctttataaattaaaagttattacttGCAGTAGTAGTTTTCATGATTTTAAGAAAAGCATATTATACTAGTATTTCTTTAGGATATTATGAGCCTTATTTACATGATAGTAGTATTAAATTCCT from Glycine soja cultivar W05 chromosome 16, ASM419377v2, whole genome shotgun sequence harbors:
- the LOC114390696 gene encoding succinate dehydrogenase [ubiquinone] iron-sulfur subunit 2, mitochondrial-like, with the protein product MATGLLKRAAQRVPSSPAFKLALLRAHASEAQAQQVEPKARETPTLKTFQIYRWNPENPSKPELKDYQINLKECGPMVLDALIKIKNEIDPSLTFRRSCREGICGSCAMNIDGCNGLACLTKIPSEKNSAATTITPLPHMFVIKDLVVDMTNFYNQYKSIEPWLKRKNPPVPGKEILQSKKEREKLDGMYECILCACCSTSCPSYWWNPESYLGPAALLHANRWISDSRDEYTKERLDAINDEFKLYRCHTILNCARACPKGLNPGKQISHIKSLQPKA